From a single Falco peregrinus isolate bFalPer1 chromosome 10, bFalPer1.pri, whole genome shotgun sequence genomic region:
- the DIRAS3 gene encoding GTP-binding protein Di-Ras3, whose translation MPEQSNDYRVVVFGAAGVGKSSLVLRFVRGTFRETYIPTIEDTYRQVISCDKSICTLQITDTTGSHQFPAMQRLSISKGHAFILVYSVTSRQSMEDLQPIFEQICHIKGDIQKIPIMLVGNKSDETQRELDASEGQALASKWKCSFMETSAKMNYNVQELFQELLNLEKRRTVSLQVDGKKSKQQKKKDKLQGKCSVM comes from the coding sequence ATGCCTGAACAAAGCAATGATTACAGGGTGGTTGTGTTTGGAGCAGCGGGGGTTGGCAAAAGCTCCTTGGTCCTTCGTTTTGTAAGGGGAACTTTCAGGGAAACCTATATCCCCACAATCGAAGATACGTACCGGCAGGTAATCAGCTGTGACAAGAGCATCTGCACCCTTCAGATTACAGACACCACGGGAAGCCATCAGTTCCCTGCTATGCAGCGGCTGTCTATATCCAAAGGGCATGCTTTCATCTTGGTGTACTCCGTCACCAGCAGGCAGTCCATGGAAGATCTTCAGCCCATCTTTGAACAGATTTGTCACATTAAAGGGGACATCCAAAAAATCCCCATAATGTTGGTGGGTAACAAAAGTGATGAGACCCAGAGGGAGCTGGATGCTAGCGAGGGGCAAGCGTTAGCCAGCAAGTGGAAGTGCTCCTTCATGGAGACGTCAGCCAAAATGAACTACAACGTGCAGGAGCTCTTCCAGGAGCTCTTGaatctggagaagaggagaacTGTCAGTCTCCAGGTGGACGGAAAGAAGtccaagcagcagaaaaagaaagataaactGCAAGGCAAGTGCTCTGTTATGTGA
- the WLS gene encoding protein wntless homolog isoform X2, whose amino-acid sequence MAGAIIENMSTKKLCIVGGILLVFQVIAFLVGGLIAPSPTTAVPYMSVKCIDVRKNHHKTKWLMPWGPNHCEKLKDFDEAVSKQIEANDIVFAVHIPLPSKEMSPWFQFMLFIMQLDIAFKMDNDLKENAEITLDVSLAYRDGVFDDWEEIAHAIEIRKLKCTFGSPKTLESEGRHYDCDFLPFMEIGSVAHKYYLINIRLPVNERKGINVGIGEIKDIRLVGIHQNGGFTKVWFAMKTFLTPSILIIMVWYWRRITLMTRAPVLLEKVIFALGISMTFINIPVEWFSIGFDWTWMLLFGDIRQGIFYAMLLSFWIIFCGEHMMDQNERNRLSGYWKQVGPIAVGSFCLFIFDMCERGVQLKNPFYSIWTTEVGTELAMAFIIVAGICLCLYFLFLCFMVFQVFRNISGKQSSLPAMSKARRLHYEGLIFRFKFLMLITLACAAMTVIFFIVSQVTEGHWKWGDITIQVNSAFFTGIYGMWNLYVFALMFLYAPSHKNYGEDQSNGDLGVNSGEELQLTTTITHVDGPTEVYKLARKEAQE is encoded by the exons ctcccagccccactACAGCTGTTCCTTACATGTCAGTGAAGTGCATTGATGTaagaaaaaaccaccacaaaaccaagTGGCTGATGCCCTGGGGACCCAACCACTGCGAGAAGCTCAAAGACTTCGACGAGGCGGTGAGCAAACAGATTGAAGCCAACGACATTGTGTTTGCCGTGCACATTCCCCTCCCTAGCAAGGAGATGAGCCCCTGGTTCCAGTTCATGCTTTTCATCATGCAGCTGGACATCGCGTTCAAGATGGACAATGACCTGA AAGAAAACGCAGAAATTACCCTGGATGTGTCATTAGCATATCGCGATGGCGTGTTTGATGATTGGGAAGAAATAGCACATGCGATAGAGATCAGGAAGCTGAAATGCACCTTTGGCTCACCAAAA ACCCTGGAGTCTGAAGGCCGTCACTACGACTGTGACTTCCTTCCTTTCATGGAGATCGGCAGCGTGGCCCACAAGTACTACCTCATCAACATCCGTCTGCCCGTGAACGAGAGGAAGGGCATTAACGTGGGCATTGGGGAAATCAAGGATATCCGCCTCGTG GGCATCCACCAAAACGGAGGCTTTACAAAGGTGTGGTTCGCCATGAAGACCTTCCTCACCCCCAGCATTTTAATTATCATGGTGTGGTACTGGAGACGGATCACGCTGATGACACGCGCTCCTGTCCTGCTAGAGAA GGTGATCTTTGCTCTGGGAATTTCCATGACGTTCATTAACATCCCCGTGGAGTGGTTTTCCATTGGATTTGACTGGACTTGGATGCTGCTCTTCGGAGACATTCGACAAGGCATTTTCTATGCCATGCTGCTGTCATTTTGGATCATCTTCTGTGGGGAGCACATGATG GACCAGAATGAGCGGAATCGTCTCTCGGGGTACTGGAAGCAGGTTGGACCCATAGCTGTCGGCtccttctgcctcttcatcTTTGACATGTGTGAGAG GGGAGTGCAGCTGAAGAACCCCTTCTACAGCATCTGGACCACTGAAGTTGGAACGGAGCTGGCT ATGGCCTTTATTATAGTCGCAGGAATCTGCTTGTGTCtctattttctcttcctgtgttTTATGGTCTTTCAAGTGTTCCGAAACATCAGTGGAAAGCAGTCAAGCCTCCCAGCCATGAGCAAGGCTCGCCGGCTTCATTACGAG GGGCTGATTTTTAGGTTCAAGTTCCTGATGCTCATTACCCTGGCTTGTGCAGCAATGACAGTCATCTTCTTCATCGTGAGCCAG GTGACCGAAGGCCACTGGAAGTGGGGGGACATAACTATACAAGTGAACAGCGCCTTCTTCACTGGCATTTACGGGATGTGGAACCTCTATGTCTTTGCCCTGATGTTCCTATATGCACCATCACACAAGAATTACGGTGAAGACCAGTCAAATG GTGACCTGGGAGTAAACAGTGGGGAAGAGCTTCAgctcaccaccaccatcacccaTGTGGACGGGCCCACAGAGGTTTATAAGCTGGCTCGCAAGGAGGCTCAGGAGTAA
- the WLS gene encoding protein wntless homolog isoform X1, translating into MAGAIIENMSTKKLCIVGGILLVFQVIAFLVGGLIAPSPTTAVPYMSVKCIDVRKNHHKTKWLMPWGPNHCEKLKDFDEAVSKQIEANDIVFAVHIPLPSKEMSPWFQFMLFIMQLDIAFKMDNDLKENAEITLDVSLAYRDGVFDDWEEIAHAIEIRKLKCTFGSPKTLESEGRHYDCDFLPFMEIGSVAHKYYLINIRLPVNERKGINVGIGEIKDIRLVGIHQNGGFTKVWFAMKTFLTPSILIIMVWYWRRITLMTRAPVLLEKVIFALGISMTFINIPVEWFSIGFDWTWMLLFGDIRQGIFYAMLLSFWIIFCGEHMMDQNERNRLSGYWKQVGPIAVGSFCLFIFDMCERGVQLKNPFYSIWTTEVGTELAMAFIIVAGICLCLYFLFLCFMVFQVFRNISGKQSSLPAMSKARRLHYEQGLIFRFKFLMLITLACAAMTVIFFIVSQVTEGHWKWGDITIQVNSAFFTGIYGMWNLYVFALMFLYAPSHKNYGEDQSNGDLGVNSGEELQLTTTITHVDGPTEVYKLARKEAQE; encoded by the exons ctcccagccccactACAGCTGTTCCTTACATGTCAGTGAAGTGCATTGATGTaagaaaaaaccaccacaaaaccaagTGGCTGATGCCCTGGGGACCCAACCACTGCGAGAAGCTCAAAGACTTCGACGAGGCGGTGAGCAAACAGATTGAAGCCAACGACATTGTGTTTGCCGTGCACATTCCCCTCCCTAGCAAGGAGATGAGCCCCTGGTTCCAGTTCATGCTTTTCATCATGCAGCTGGACATCGCGTTCAAGATGGACAATGACCTGA AAGAAAACGCAGAAATTACCCTGGATGTGTCATTAGCATATCGCGATGGCGTGTTTGATGATTGGGAAGAAATAGCACATGCGATAGAGATCAGGAAGCTGAAATGCACCTTTGGCTCACCAAAA ACCCTGGAGTCTGAAGGCCGTCACTACGACTGTGACTTCCTTCCTTTCATGGAGATCGGCAGCGTGGCCCACAAGTACTACCTCATCAACATCCGTCTGCCCGTGAACGAGAGGAAGGGCATTAACGTGGGCATTGGGGAAATCAAGGATATCCGCCTCGTG GGCATCCACCAAAACGGAGGCTTTACAAAGGTGTGGTTCGCCATGAAGACCTTCCTCACCCCCAGCATTTTAATTATCATGGTGTGGTACTGGAGACGGATCACGCTGATGACACGCGCTCCTGTCCTGCTAGAGAA GGTGATCTTTGCTCTGGGAATTTCCATGACGTTCATTAACATCCCCGTGGAGTGGTTTTCCATTGGATTTGACTGGACTTGGATGCTGCTCTTCGGAGACATTCGACAAGGCATTTTCTATGCCATGCTGCTGTCATTTTGGATCATCTTCTGTGGGGAGCACATGATG GACCAGAATGAGCGGAATCGTCTCTCGGGGTACTGGAAGCAGGTTGGACCCATAGCTGTCGGCtccttctgcctcttcatcTTTGACATGTGTGAGAG GGGAGTGCAGCTGAAGAACCCCTTCTACAGCATCTGGACCACTGAAGTTGGAACGGAGCTGGCT ATGGCCTTTATTATAGTCGCAGGAATCTGCTTGTGTCtctattttctcttcctgtgttTTATGGTCTTTCAAGTGTTCCGAAACATCAGTGGAAAGCAGTCAAGCCTCCCAGCCATGAGCAAGGCTCGCCGGCTTCATTACGAG CAGGGGCTGATTTTTAGGTTCAAGTTCCTGATGCTCATTACCCTGGCTTGTGCAGCAATGACAGTCATCTTCTTCATCGTGAGCCAG GTGACCGAAGGCCACTGGAAGTGGGGGGACATAACTATACAAGTGAACAGCGCCTTCTTCACTGGCATTTACGGGATGTGGAACCTCTATGTCTTTGCCCTGATGTTCCTATATGCACCATCACACAAGAATTACGGTGAAGACCAGTCAAATG GTGACCTGGGAGTAAACAGTGGGGAAGAGCTTCAgctcaccaccaccatcacccaTGTGGACGGGCCCACAGAGGTTTATAAGCTGGCTCGCAAGGAGGCTCAGGAGTAA